The Streptomyces pactum genome contains a region encoding:
- a CDS encoding glycosyltransferase family 4 protein has product MTPVSSHSPHGQSPLRTVQVLGGGNAGSSTHVRSLAAGLVARGVKVTVCAPADAERTYDFTGAGAEHVHVPRSSDPVSVAALRAVCADADLVHAHGLHASFRAALAVGGRRVRTPLVVTWHDRVHAEGARAQLLRVLERRVMKAATVVLGATSELVDRARRTGARDARLGPVALPARPCPPAEPDDPDRRRPKIRAGLGAIGRPLLVAVGSLEWHRGYDVLLDAARVWRRLDPVPLVVVAGEGPLRAELQRRIEDEGLPVVLIGSRDDVTDLLAAADLALLPSRREARSVLAQEALHARVPLVASDVGGIPELVGDAAELFPDGDAEALADAVVRLLAEPGRCEELKDRGVRQAATWPTEDETVAQVLSVYDELTQPTPLL; this is encoded by the coding sequence GTGACCCCCGTGAGCAGCCACTCGCCGCACGGCCAGTCGCCGCTGCGCACCGTGCAGGTGCTGGGCGGCGGCAACGCCGGCAGTAGCACACACGTGCGCTCCCTGGCCGCGGGGCTCGTCGCACGGGGCGTGAAAGTGACGGTGTGCGCCCCCGCCGATGCGGAACGCACCTACGACTTCACCGGCGCCGGAGCCGAACACGTGCACGTGCCGCGCAGCAGTGATCCCGTGTCCGTGGCCGCGCTCCGCGCGGTGTGCGCGGACGCCGACCTGGTGCACGCGCACGGGCTGCACGCCTCCTTCCGCGCCGCGCTGGCCGTCGGTGGACGGCGGGTCCGCACCCCGCTCGTCGTCACCTGGCACGACCGGGTCCATGCCGAGGGAGCGCGCGCCCAACTGCTGCGCGTGCTGGAACGACGGGTGATGAAGGCCGCCACCGTGGTGCTCGGCGCCACCTCGGAGCTGGTCGACCGGGCGCGGCGGACGGGCGCGCGGGACGCCCGCCTCGGACCCGTCGCGCTCCCCGCCCGGCCGTGCCCGCCGGCCGAGCCCGACGATCCCGACCGGCGGCGCCCGAAGATCCGGGCCGGCCTCGGCGCCATCGGCCGCCCGTTGCTGGTCGCGGTCGGCTCCCTGGAGTGGCACCGGGGTTACGACGTCCTGCTCGACGCCGCCCGTGTCTGGCGCCGGCTCGACCCGGTACCGCTGGTCGTCGTCGCGGGGGAGGGCCCCCTGCGCGCTGAGTTGCAGCGGCGGATCGAGGACGAGGGGCTGCCGGTGGTGCTCATCGGCAGTCGCGACGACGTCACCGATCTTCTGGCGGCGGCCGACCTGGCCCTGCTCCCGAGCCGCCGGGAGGCTCGCTCCGTCCTCGCCCAGGAGGCCCTCCACGCGCGCGTGCCGCTCGTCGCGAGCGACGTGGGCGGCATCCCCGAGCTCGTCGGCGACGCCGCCGAGCTCTTCCCGGACGGTGACGCGGAGGCCCTCGCGGACGCCGTCGTCCGGCTGCTCGCCGAACCCGGACGGTGCGAGGAGCTGAAGGACAGGGGCGTACGGCAGGCGGCCACCTGGCCCACCGAGGACGAGACCGTGGCCCAGGTCCTCAGTGTCTACGACGAGTTGACGCAGCCGACGCCGCTGCTCTAG
- a CDS encoding PucR family transcriptional regulator yields MNTPSAPPPSGITVQRALELPGLRSGLPEILAGADRLHRTVRWVHAGEVPNIASLLKGGELLLTTGYGLGTRPAEQRAFVRTLAERGIAALVVELGPRFARLPAALVDTARAAGLPLVQLHREVPFVTVTEEVHTEIVNGHYALLQRAEEVHRRCTEALLGGGGVPQVLGILADFGDNPVFLETTDGRLLYAAGSGPEGADPLQVWEGLRGPHKDAPPPAGSVLVDVPGGGPGTGSVRARLVLLPVRSPLAPVHRMAAERAAGILAVVLMQARQEEELAARGRGDFLTDLAEGRITAEDAPAQARVLGFKPGTGPLLPVVMRLGESLSPAGGGWAVLARAVAEELASVGVPVLLGVRPVEGRVPLLLGLRSESERAAVTDRVAAALRAGVERAGMQPPGAQPPVVVAGVAGGWAAASAGLRHAAQTATAAQGLTGRPWYDARRLDIDLLLWRLREHPDLAAFVDRAIGPLRDHDNRSKPPLLPTLQTYLAHAGRKAETARELHLNRQTLYNRLARIGELLGTDLDDPQTVLALSLALRARRHVP; encoded by the coding sequence ATGAACACCCCCAGCGCACCCCCACCCTCGGGGATCACCGTGCAGCGCGCCCTGGAACTCCCCGGCCTCCGCAGCGGCCTCCCGGAGATCCTCGCCGGCGCCGACCGCCTGCACCGCACCGTGCGCTGGGTCCACGCCGGCGAGGTACCCAACATCGCCTCCCTCCTCAAGGGCGGCGAACTCCTCCTGACCACGGGTTACGGCCTCGGCACCCGCCCCGCCGAGCAGCGCGCCTTCGTCCGCACCCTCGCCGAACGCGGTATCGCGGCCCTGGTCGTCGAACTCGGCCCGCGCTTCGCCCGCCTGCCGGCCGCCCTGGTGGACACCGCCCGCGCGGCCGGCCTCCCGCTCGTCCAGCTCCACCGAGAGGTGCCGTTCGTGACGGTCACCGAGGAGGTCCACACCGAGATCGTCAACGGCCACTACGCGCTGCTCCAGCGGGCCGAGGAGGTGCACCGCCGCTGCACGGAGGCTCTCCTCGGCGGCGGCGGAGTACCCCAGGTGCTCGGCATCCTGGCCGACTTCGGTGACAACCCGGTCTTCCTGGAGACCACCGACGGCCGCCTGCTGTACGCCGCCGGATCCGGCCCCGAGGGCGCCGACCCGCTCCAGGTCTGGGAGGGACTGCGCGGCCCGCACAAGGACGCCCCTCCCCCGGCGGGCTCGGTCCTGGTGGACGTGCCCGGCGGCGGCCCCGGCACCGGGTCGGTGCGCGCACGGCTCGTCCTGCTGCCCGTACGGTCCCCGCTGGCGCCGGTGCACCGGATGGCGGCGGAGCGGGCGGCGGGCATCCTCGCCGTGGTGCTGATGCAGGCGCGGCAGGAGGAGGAACTCGCGGCGCGCGGGCGCGGTGACTTCCTCACCGACCTCGCCGAGGGCCGGATCACCGCGGAGGACGCCCCGGCACAGGCCCGCGTCCTGGGCTTCAAACCGGGCACCGGACCGCTGCTCCCCGTGGTGATGCGGCTCGGCGAGAGCCTGTCCCCGGCCGGCGGCGGCTGGGCGGTGCTGGCGCGCGCGGTCGCCGAGGAGCTGGCCTCGGTCGGGGTGCCGGTCCTGCTGGGCGTACGGCCGGTGGAGGGCCGGGTTCCGCTGCTGCTGGGCCTGCGCTCGGAGTCGGAGCGAGCTGCGGTCACCGACCGGGTCGCGGCGGCGCTGCGGGCGGGCGTGGAGCGGGCCGGGATGCAGCCGCCGGGGGCGCAGCCGCCCGTCGTGGTCGCCGGAGTGGCCGGCGGCTGGGCGGCGGCGTCGGCGGGCCTCAGGCACGCGGCTCAGACGGCGACCGCGGCCCAGGGTCTCACCGGCCGGCCCTGGTACGACGCCCGGCGCCTCGACATCGACCTGCTGCTGTGGCGGCTGCGCGAGCATCCGGACCTCGCGGCCTTCGTGGACCGGGCGATCGGTCCCCTGCGCGACCACGACAACCGCTCCAAGCCGCCTCTGCTGCCCACCCTCCAGACGTACTTGGCGCACGCGGGCCGCAAGGCGGAGACGGCGCGGGAGCTCCACCTCAACCGGCAGACGCTCTACAACCGCCTGGCGCGGATCGGGGAGTTGCTGGGCACCGACCTCGACGACCCGCAGACCGTCCTGGCGTTGAGCCTGGCCCTGCGCGCCCGCCGGCACGTGCCCTGA
- a CDS encoding glycoside hydrolase family 15 protein → MAGRIEDYALIGDMQTAALVCRDGTVDWLCLPRFDSHAIFAGLLGTGEHGFWRLGPAYAPGAEPPTADRRTYRGDSLILESEWDTPRGTVRVTDFMPPRDGAPQLIRIVEGVSGRVPMRSELRMRFSYGRVVPWVHKHEGRTVAVAGPDSVWFDTEVESYGKALTTYADFTVAPGDRIAFTISWEPSHKEPPPLPEPEQSLEATEDFWRDWVDHCTYHGPYREAVVRSLITLKALTYAPTGGIVAAPTTSLPEDIGGVRNWDYRYTWLRDAAITLSSLLRTGYREEARAWREWLLRAVAGDPENLQIMYGIAGERELGEAELDWLPGYEGSGPVRVGNGAAHQLQLDVYGEVTEALHLGHMTGLARNDYASVLQLKLIRYLEDHWQEPDEGIWEVRGPRRHFVHSKVMAWVAVDRTIKLIESGDADGPLERWKQLRDDIHRDVCEKGYDKERNTFTQSYGSQELDASLLLIPQMGFLPPDDKRVIGTIEAIQRELSTSDGFILRYPTEGGDEGVDGLPGDEGAFLACSFWMADDLAMIGRVDEARKLFEKLLALRNDLGLLAEEWDPRLQRQVGNFPQAFSHVPLIDTALRLTASGAYGG, encoded by the coding sequence GTGGCCGGGCGCATCGAAGATTACGCACTCATCGGAGACATGCAGACCGCCGCCCTGGTCTGCCGGGACGGCACAGTCGACTGGCTGTGCCTGCCCCGCTTCGACTCGCATGCCATCTTCGCCGGTCTGCTGGGCACCGGGGAACACGGCTTCTGGCGGCTCGGACCCGCCTACGCCCCCGGCGCCGAACCGCCCACCGCGGACCGGCGGACCTATCGCGGCGACTCGCTGATCCTGGAATCCGAGTGGGACACCCCGCGCGGCACGGTCCGGGTGACCGATTTCATGCCGCCGCGCGACGGCGCGCCGCAGCTCATCCGGATCGTGGAGGGCGTCTCCGGCCGGGTGCCGATGCGCTCGGAGTTGCGGATGCGGTTCAGCTACGGCCGTGTGGTCCCCTGGGTGCACAAGCACGAGGGCCGCACGGTGGCCGTCGCGGGCCCCGACTCCGTGTGGTTCGACACAGAGGTCGAGAGCTACGGCAAGGCGCTCACCACGTACGCGGACTTCACGGTCGCGCCGGGTGACCGGATCGCGTTCACCATCTCGTGGGAGCCCTCGCACAAGGAGCCGCCGCCGCTGCCGGAGCCGGAGCAGTCGCTGGAGGCGACGGAGGACTTCTGGCGCGACTGGGTCGACCACTGCACGTACCACGGCCCCTACCGGGAGGCCGTGGTCCGTTCCCTGATCACGCTGAAGGCCCTGACATACGCCCCCACCGGCGGCATCGTCGCCGCGCCCACCACCTCCCTGCCGGAGGACATCGGCGGCGTCCGCAACTGGGACTACCGCTACACCTGGCTGCGCGACGCCGCGATCACCCTCTCCTCGCTGCTGCGCACCGGATACCGCGAGGAGGCCCGCGCCTGGCGCGAGTGGCTGCTGCGCGCGGTCGCCGGCGACCCGGAGAACCTGCAGATCATGTACGGCATCGCCGGTGAGCGCGAGCTCGGCGAGGCGGAGCTGGACTGGCTGCCCGGCTACGAGGGCTCCGGGCCGGTCCGGGTCGGCAACGGCGCGGCCCACCAGCTCCAGCTCGACGTCTACGGCGAGGTCACCGAGGCCCTGCACCTGGGCCACATGACGGGCCTGGCCCGCAACGACTACGCCTCGGTGCTCCAGCTCAAGCTGATCCGCTACCTGGAGGACCACTGGCAGGAGCCGGACGAGGGCATCTGGGAGGTGCGCGGCCCGCGCCGCCACTTCGTGCACTCCAAGGTGATGGCCTGGGTCGCCGTCGACCGCACCATCAAGCTGATCGAGTCCGGTGACGCCGACGGCCCGCTGGAGCGCTGGAAGCAGTTGCGCGACGACATCCACCGCGACGTGTGCGAGAAGGGCTACGACAAGGAACGCAACACCTTCACGCAGTCCTACGGCTCCCAGGAGCTGGACGCCTCGCTGCTGCTGATCCCGCAGATGGGCTTCCTGCCGCCGGACGACAAGCGGGTCATCGGCACCATCGAGGCCATCCAGCGTGAGCTGTCCACGTCGGACGGCTTCATCCTGCGCTATCCGACGGAGGGCGGCGACGAGGGCGTCGACGGCCTGCCCGGCGACGAGGGGGCCTTCCTGGCCTGCTCGTTCTGGATGGCCGACGACCTGGCGATGATCGGCCGCGTGGACGAGGCCCGCAAGCTCTTCGAGAAGCTCCTCGCCCTGCGCAACGACCTGGGCCTGCTGGCCGAGGAATGGGACCCCCGGCTCCAGCGCCAGGTCGGCAACTTCCCCCAGGCCTTCAGCCATGTGCCGCTGATCGACACGGCCCTGCGGCTCACGGCGAGCGGGGCGTACGGAGGCTGA
- a CDS encoding CTP synthase produces MPPKSSTTKHIFVTGGVASSLGKGLTASSLGMLLKARGLRVVMQKLDPYLNVDPGTMNPFQHGEVFVTNDGAETDLDIGHYERFLDRDLDGSANVTTGQVYSTVIAKERRGEYLGDTVQVIPHITNEIKHRIRRMATDEVDVVITEVGGTVGDIESLPFLETVRQVRHEVGRDNVFVVHISLLPYIGPSGELKTKPTQHSVAALRNIGIQPDAIVLRCDREVPTAIKRKISLMCDVDEAAVVACPDARSIYDIPKVIHTEGLDAYVVRKMDLPFRDVDWTTWDDLLDRVHKPEHEITMALVGKYIDLPDAYLSVTEALRAGGFANKARVKIKWVTSDDCKTAAGAKAQLGDVDAICIPGGFGDRGVLGKVGAIRYARENKIPLLGLCLGLQCIVVEAARNLAGITDANSTEFDPATSHPVISTMAEQLDIVAGEGDMGGTMRLGMYPAKLAEGSIVREVHDGKEYVEERHRHRYEVNNAYRAELEKKAGILFSGTSPDGKLVEYVEYPRDVHPYLVATQAHPELRSRPTRPHPLFAGLVKAAVERKTSK; encoded by the coding sequence ATGCCGCCCAAATCCTCGACGACCAAGCACATCTTCGTCACCGGGGGTGTCGCCTCCTCGCTCGGCAAGGGGCTGACCGCCTCCAGCCTCGGCATGCTGCTCAAAGCACGCGGTCTGCGCGTCGTGATGCAGAAGCTCGACCCGTACCTCAATGTCGACCCTGGCACGATGAACCCCTTCCAGCACGGTGAGGTGTTCGTCACCAACGACGGCGCCGAGACCGACCTGGACATCGGCCACTACGAGCGCTTCCTCGACCGCGACCTCGACGGCTCCGCCAACGTCACCACCGGTCAGGTGTACTCCACGGTGATCGCCAAGGAGCGGCGCGGCGAGTACCTGGGCGACACGGTGCAGGTCATCCCGCACATCACCAACGAGATCAAGCACCGCATCCGCCGCATGGCGACGGACGAGGTGGACGTCGTGATCACCGAGGTCGGCGGCACGGTCGGCGACATCGAGTCGCTGCCGTTCCTGGAGACCGTCCGCCAGGTGAGGCACGAGGTCGGCCGCGACAACGTCTTCGTCGTCCACATCTCGCTCCTGCCGTACATCGGCCCCTCCGGCGAGCTGAAGACGAAGCCGACCCAGCACTCGGTCGCCGCGCTGCGCAACATCGGTATCCAGCCGGACGCGATCGTGCTGCGCTGCGACCGCGAGGTGCCGACCGCGATCAAGCGCAAGATCTCCCTGATGTGCGACGTCGACGAGGCCGCCGTGGTGGCCTGCCCCGACGCCCGCTCGATCTACGACATCCCCAAGGTCATCCACACCGAGGGCCTGGACGCCTACGTGGTCCGCAAGATGGACCTGCCGTTCCGCGACGTGGACTGGACGACCTGGGACGACCTGCTCGACCGCGTCCACAAGCCCGAACACGAGATCACGATGGCGCTGGTCGGCAAGTACATCGACCTGCCCGACGCCTACCTTTCGGTCACCGAGGCGCTGCGCGCGGGCGGCTTCGCCAACAAGGCCCGCGTGAAGATCAAGTGGGTCACGTCCGACGACTGCAAGACGGCGGCCGGCGCCAAGGCGCAGCTCGGTGACGTCGACGCCATCTGCATCCCGGGCGGCTTCGGCGACCGGGGGGTGCTCGGCAAGGTCGGCGCCATCCGCTACGCCCGCGAGAACAAGATCCCGCTCCTGGGCCTCTGCCTGGGCCTGCAGTGCATCGTGGTCGAGGCCGCGCGCAACCTGGCCGGCATCACGGACGCCAACTCCACCGAGTTCGACCCGGCGACCTCCCACCCGGTCATCTCCACCATGGCCGAGCAGTTGGACATCGTGGCCGGTGAGGGCGACATGGGCGGCACCATGCGGCTCGGCATGTACCCGGCCAAGCTGGCCGAGGGCTCCATCGTGCGCGAGGTCCACGACGGCAAGGAGTACGTCGAGGAGCGGCACCGCCACCGCTACGAGGTGAACAACGCCTACCGCGCGGAACTGGAGAAGAAGGCCGGCATCCTCTTCTCGGGCACCTCCCCGGACGGCAAGCTCGTCGAGTACGTCGAGTACCCGCGCGACGTCCACCCCTACCTGGTCGCCACGCAGGCGCACCCGGAGCTGCGCTCGCGTCCGACCCGCCCGCATCCGCTCTTCGCCGGGCTGGTCAAGGCCGCGGTCGAGCGGAAGACGTCGAAGTAG
- a CDS encoding NUDIX domain-containing protein has protein sequence MTGSKIKDIPEEWEVRGTQTPFRGNKTSVRTDDVVMPDGSVATRDYQVHPGSVAVLALDGEGRVLVIRQYRHPVREKLWEIPAGLLDVPGENPLHAAQRELYEEAHVKAEDWRVLTDVYTTPGGCDEAVRIFLARDLSEAEGERFEVEDEEADMELARVPVADLVRGVLAGELHNNCLVVGVLSLVAAERGDGLDTLRPAQAPWPARPFEA, from the coding sequence ATGACGGGCAGCAAGATCAAGGACATCCCCGAGGAGTGGGAGGTCCGGGGCACCCAGACCCCCTTCCGGGGCAACAAGACCTCCGTCCGCACGGACGACGTGGTCATGCCCGACGGCTCCGTGGCGACCCGCGACTACCAGGTCCACCCCGGCTCCGTGGCCGTCCTCGCCCTGGACGGCGAGGGGCGGGTCCTGGTCATCCGCCAGTACCGGCACCCCGTGCGCGAGAAGCTGTGGGAGATTCCGGCCGGCCTCCTCGACGTCCCCGGTGAGAACCCGCTGCACGCCGCGCAACGCGAGCTGTACGAGGAGGCGCACGTCAAGGCCGAGGACTGGCGGGTGCTGACCGACGTCTACACCACCCCGGGCGGCTGCGACGAGGCCGTACGGATCTTCCTCGCCCGGGACCTGTCCGAGGCCGAGGGCGAGCGCTTCGAGGTCGAGGACGAAGAGGCCGACATGGAGCTGGCCCGGGTGCCCGTGGCGGACCTGGTCCGGGGCGTGCTCGCGGGGGAGCTGCACAACAACTGCCTGGTCGTGGGCGTGCTCTCGCTGGTCGCGGCGGAGCGGGGCGACGGACTCGACACCCTCCGTCCGGCTCAGGCGCCCTGGCCGGCGCGTCCGTTCGAGGCCTGA